ATTGGTACGCActtgtttatattatttttaaatgaacgTACTTGATCTCAGTTAAACTATAAGACTACTTACATGGGGTATATAGTGGAAAGGAGCCAGCTAAGCCGTAGGCATGCATTCAAAAGCTGGAGGTATAACCATAGAGGCAACCCTCAGAACTTCTCTTCTTCCCTTCATCCTTCTCCATCTAGCTATTCTGTACTTAAACAACAAAGAGCAGTCCCGCTAGATTGCTCCACCAACCTCCTCAGAACATCGAGGATTCTTATATATCATTCACTTCTTCACCAAGTCTTCTTGAGATACAACAATCTTTTCTCTGTCGTGCGTGTGTTCATGTACAACAACGTCAAGATTGAAGCCAACACATCTATGCACCAATAGCTAGATCGAGCAAACACCATTAGAAAGCCTACCTACCTGCATGGACCCTTGGAGTGAAATTGAGGGCAAGAGAGCTCATGATCCTATCTTCCAAAACCACGTCCGCCCAAACTGCCGCCAACCTGCTGATGGTTTCTGCAAGGAGAAGGGCGCAGATGCTGCCATCGCTCGCGCCGAGCGATGCATCTGGGTTCCGGGGCCAATCATAGTGGGCGCTGGACCATCAGGGCTCGCTGTTGCTGCATGTCTCAAGGAGAAGGGGATTGACAGCCTTGTTCTCGAGCGCTCCAACTGCATAGCTTCGCTTTGGCAGCTCAAGACATACGACCGTCTCAGCCTTCATCTCCCTCGCCAGTTCTGTGAGCTTCCCCTCATGCCTTTCCCTGCCGACTACCCTATTTATCCCTCAAAGCAGCAGTTTGTAGCCTACCTGGAGAGCTACGCCGCAAGGTTCGGGATCCGCCCCACGTACAACCGGACGGTGGTCTGTGCAGAATATGACGAGCATCTTCAGTTATGGCGGGCGAGAACACGAGCCACAGGCGTAATGGGGGAGGAGGTCGAGTATGTGTCTCAGTGGTTGGTTGTGGCCACTGGTGAGAACGCCGAGATCGTGCTGCCGGAGATTGATGGCCTGGAGGAGTTCAAGGGAGTTGTCATGCACACCAGTTCATATAAAAGCGGCGGCGCATTCGCTGGGAAGCGTGTTCTCGTTGTTGGGAGTGGCAATTCAGGCATGGAGGTGTGCCTAGACCTCTGCAACCACAATGCAAGGCCCCATATTGTAGTAAGAGACGCTGTACGTGAGACTTCTCCCCTTTATCAGTTCTTTTGTGCATGTTATTGAGTAGTATTACTTAACCGTGAGCtatgttaattttataactttaaTTAGTTTCCTACTCTGAAGTCTAAACCCTATAAGAATTGATAGTCCTAAACTGTAATGATGGAGGGTGGTGCCCCTGAGTTCCTGTTTTAGGTTATAGTTCTCGGACTCGGAGtgcttgttttgtttatgtCGGATGTTAGCGGCTCGAGTGTGCTGCTCTTGAACATGGTGTCTGATATCATTAGCGTGAACCAAACCAATATTTTTCAAGGCCCATTGGTTCTTTGCACCTGTAGCACACTTGCCATTAGTTTATGTAAGTTCAGGGTTATGAGCAAGCTGTCACTTGAGGAAAGGAGAGATTCTTGAAACGGAAGGCTTCTCTGGCCGCGTTCGGTCGTTCTTTCTCGGGATTCATTCCCACGCGTGTGTACTTGCAGCTTTTCTGGCCATCTCTATGTGACTGCGTCCTTCATGtccattttcttttggttCTTTGATTGGTGTTCTGCTTGTAGTTTTCTTGCCCCAAGGATAGTGCAAAGAGCTTTCTCATCTATacctcatggaaaaataattatctgtGCACATTAGCCATGCATGGGTCCCCATCACCACTACGAGAGCATAGCATAAGTCTGTCACTTAAAAAGAAACATTAACAAAATGGCTTGAGAACCTACCTTTCATAACTAGGTGCATTCCTTTCTCACAGCTCTTTCATCTTTCAAAGAGCTTGGTGAGGTTATAAAAAATGCTAGCTGGGTTTTGCATACTATATCATGTTGTAGATAAGGGAATAAGTTTGGTCCAGGGTGTGTGTTTCAAATGGGTCGTGTTGCTTCTTGTAGCATACGGAAAGCAGACCTTGGAAAACAGAGATTTATTCtgaataatttttatgttCCAATCATTAGTGCAAGTGTTGCATTGCCTTTTTGTTGAGCGCTAACTAAGATTTTGTCCATCATTGGCAGGTACACATCTTGCCCAGGGAGATGCTGGGTCAGTCCACCTTTGGGCTGTCAATGTGGCTGCTCAAGTGGCTCCCAGTCCACGTGGTGGACCGGATTCTACTGCTCATAGCTCGGACCATGCTTGGGGATACTGCTCCGCTTGGGCTAAAACGTCCTACCATCGGTCCTCTCGAGCTCAAGTCACTCTCAGGGAAGACCCCAGTTCTTGACGTTGGCACATTTGCAAAGATTAAGTCTGGTGACATCAAGGTCTGTTTCAATATAAGAAGTACAAATCAGCATGAAAATGATTGTTCAATAGAGAGAATGCATTGATCTATCATCATTAGTCAAAGTACTGTTCTGAAACTTTTTTTCTGTCAAAATGATTGAACTGTACAGGTACGCTCGGccataaaacaaatatcagGGAGAAAGGTAGAGTTCATGGACACACGGTTGGAGGAGTTTGATGTCATTGTGCTTGCCACCGGATACAAGAGCAACGTTCCCTCCTGGTTAAAGGTACGATTTActcttttatatgcatgtctgtaaaaaatatcaacggCACGCCATGCAAACGCTGCCAAGCATTCTCCCTTCATTTATGCAAGTACTCAATAACTTTGCAAACTGATAAACTCCGTGCATCATCTACGTCCTGATATCTG
This is a stretch of genomic DNA from Oryza brachyantha chromosome 1, ObraRS2, whole genome shotgun sequence. It encodes these proteins:
- the LOC102702155 gene encoding indole-3-pyruvate monooxygenase YUCCA6-like, whose product is MDPWSEIEGKRAHDPIFQNHVRPNCRQPADGFCKEKGADAAIARAERCIWVPGPIIVGAGPSGLAVAACLKEKGIDSLVLERSNCIASLWQLKTYDRLSLHLPRQFCELPLMPFPADYPIYPSKQQFVAYLESYAARFGIRPTYNRTVVCAEYDEHLQLWRARTRATGVMGEEVEYVSQWLVVATGENAEIVLPEIDGLEEFKGVVMHTSSYKSGGAFAGKRVLVVGSGNSGMEVCLDLCNHNARPHIVVRDAVHILPREMLGQSTFGLSMWLLKWLPVHVVDRILLLIARTMLGDTAPLGLKRPTIGPLELKSLSGKTPVLDVGTFAKIKSGDIKVRSAIKQISGRKVEFMDTRLEEFDVIVLATGYKSNVPSWLKDRELFSEKDGLPRKSFPNGWKGENGLYSVGFTRRGLMGTSVDARRIAHDIEQQWKARGKHPDVLL